From Channa argus isolate prfri chromosome 21, Channa argus male v1.0, whole genome shotgun sequence, one genomic window encodes:
- the dera gene encoding deoxyribose-phosphate aldolase isoform X2, with the protein MSARNPGISLDLEYISKIKVNTQTVLKRAQHIQGQKIPTKQWQAAWLLKAVTCIDLTTLAGDDTPSNIQRLCLKAIQPVEYKLLKKMDMHDKVTTAAVCVYPSRVADAAKLLEAAKSTLPVASVATGFPAGQTPLETRLQEVRMAVADGATEIDIVINRTLALTGQWEAMFDEIRQFRMVCGNAHMKTILAVGELGTFTNVYKASMVAMMAGSDFIKTSTGKEAINATYSVAIVMARAIRNYYLFTGYKVGFKPAGGIRTAQECLVWLNLIKEELGNDWLCPHLFRLGASSLLTDIERQLYHHVTGQYAAYDELPMA; encoded by the exons ATGTCGGCCAGGAATCCAGGAATAAGCTTAG ATCTGGAGTATATATCCAAAATCAAAGTGAACACACAAACTGTCCTGAAGAGAGCTCAGCATATCCAAGGACAGAAGATCCCCACAAAACAGTGGCAG GCTGCCTGGCTGCTGAAAGCTGTTACATGTATTGACCTGACAACACTTGCTGGAGATGACACACCATCCAACATCCAGCGGCTGTGTCTGAAAGCCATCCAACCAGTTGAATATAAGTTGCTCAAGAAGATGGATATGCATGACAAag TGActacagcagcagtgtgtgtgtacccaTCCCGTGTTGCTGATGCTGCCAAATTACTAGAAGCAGCAAAGTCTACCCTCCCTGTTGCCTCAG TAGCCACTGGTTTCCCAGCAGGCCAAACACCCCTGGAGACACGCCTTCAGGAAGTCCGTATGGCAGTGGCTGATGGTGCCACTGAGATTGACATTGTCATCAACAGGACTCTTGCTCTCACAGGACAGTGGGAAG CCATGTTTGATGAAATCCGTCAGTTTCGTATGGTCTGTGGTAATGCGCACATGAAGACTATCCTGGCTGTAGGAGAGCTGGGCACCTTCACAAATGTCTACAAGGCCAGCATGGTTGCTATGATGGCTG GTTCTGACTTCATCAAAACATCCACAGGAAAGGAGGCTATCAATGCTACTTACTCAGTTGCCATTGTGATGGCAAGAGCTATCCGTAACTACTACTTGTTTACAGGCTACAAG GTGGGCTTCAAACCAGCAGGGGGGATTCGAACCGCTCAGGAGTGTCTGGTGTGGCTCAATCTGATCAAAGAGGAGCTGGGCAATGACTGGCTCTGTCCTCACCTGTTCCGCCTGGGAGCCAGCAGCCTATTGACTGACATTGAGAGGCAG CTCTACCACCATGTGACTGGACAGTATGCAGCCTATGATGAGCTGCCCATGGCCTGA
- the dera gene encoding deoxyribose-phosphate aldolase isoform X1, with the protein MSARNPGISLDLEYISKIKVNTQTVLKRAQHIQGQKIPTKQWQAAWLLKAVTCIDLTTLAGDDTPSNIQRLCLKAIQPVEYKLLKKMDMHDKEVTTAAVCVYPSRVADAAKLLEAAKSTLPVASVATGFPAGQTPLETRLQEVRMAVADGATEIDIVINRTLALTGQWEAMFDEIRQFRMVCGNAHMKTILAVGELGTFTNVYKASMVAMMAGSDFIKTSTGKEAINATYSVAIVMARAIRNYYLFTGYKVGFKPAGGIRTAQECLVWLNLIKEELGNDWLCPHLFRLGASSLLTDIERQLYHHVTGQYAAYDELPMA; encoded by the exons ATGTCGGCCAGGAATCCAGGAATAAGCTTAG ATCTGGAGTATATATCCAAAATCAAAGTGAACACACAAACTGTCCTGAAGAGAGCTCAGCATATCCAAGGACAGAAGATCCCCACAAAACAGTGGCAG GCTGCCTGGCTGCTGAAAGCTGTTACATGTATTGACCTGACAACACTTGCTGGAGATGACACACCATCCAACATCCAGCGGCTGTGTCTGAAAGCCATCCAACCAGTTGAATATAAGTTGCTCAAGAAGATGGATATGCATGACAAag AAGTGActacagcagcagtgtgtgtgtacccaTCCCGTGTTGCTGATGCTGCCAAATTACTAGAAGCAGCAAAGTCTACCCTCCCTGTTGCCTCAG TAGCCACTGGTTTCCCAGCAGGCCAAACACCCCTGGAGACACGCCTTCAGGAAGTCCGTATGGCAGTGGCTGATGGTGCCACTGAGATTGACATTGTCATCAACAGGACTCTTGCTCTCACAGGACAGTGGGAAG CCATGTTTGATGAAATCCGTCAGTTTCGTATGGTCTGTGGTAATGCGCACATGAAGACTATCCTGGCTGTAGGAGAGCTGGGCACCTTCACAAATGTCTACAAGGCCAGCATGGTTGCTATGATGGCTG GTTCTGACTTCATCAAAACATCCACAGGAAAGGAGGCTATCAATGCTACTTACTCAGTTGCCATTGTGATGGCAAGAGCTATCCGTAACTACTACTTGTTTACAGGCTACAAG GTGGGCTTCAAACCAGCAGGGGGGATTCGAACCGCTCAGGAGTGTCTGGTGTGGCTCAATCTGATCAAAGAGGAGCTGGGCAATGACTGGCTCTGTCCTCACCTGTTCCGCCTGGGAGCCAGCAGCCTATTGACTGACATTGAGAGGCAG CTCTACCACCATGTGACTGGACAGTATGCAGCCTATGATGAGCTGCCCATGGCCTGA